From the Manis javanica isolate MJ-LG chromosome 13, MJ_LKY, whole genome shotgun sequence genome, one window contains:
- the MEF2B gene encoding myocyte-specific enhancer factor 2B isoform X2, with amino-acid sequence MGRKKIQISRILDQRNRQVTFTKRKFGLMKKAYELSVLCDCEIALIIFNSANRLFQYASTDMDRVLLKYTEYSEPHESRTNTDILETLKRRGVGLDGPELEPDDGPDGPGEKLRRLAGDGGDPALPRPRLYPAAPTMPSPDVVYGALPPPSCDPTGLGEALPAQSRPSPFRPAAPKAGPPGLAHPLFSPSHLASKTPPPLYLAADGRRPDLPGGLAGARGGLSTSRGLYGSLQSPCSASAPGPPLGSFPFLPAGPPEYGLGDPPPPPGLLQPPTLAPWQPSRGDGAPATPAQPSGLRSLGEEGAPARGASPSTPPVSIKSERLSPAPGGPGDFPKTFPYPLLLARPLAEPLRPGPPLRRLPTADSWPR; translated from the exons atggggagaaaaaaaatccagatctCACGAATTCTGGACCAAAGGAATCGGCAG GTGACATTTACCAAGCGCAAGTTCGGGCTGATGAAGAAGGCCTATGAGCTGAGCGTGCTCTGTGACTGTGAGATCGCCCTCATCATCTTCAACAGCGCCAACCGCCTCTTTCAGTATGCCAGCACGGACATGGACCGCGTGCTCCTGAAGTACACAGAATACAGTGAGCCCCACGAGAGCCGCACCAACACTGACATCCTCGAG ACACTGAAGCGGAGGGGTGTGGGCCTTGACGGACCAGAGCTGGAGCCAGATGATGGACCTGACGGGCCAGGAGAGAAGCTGCGGAGGCTGGCAGGTGATGGGGGTGACCCCGCCTTGCCCAGGCCCCGGCTCTAC CCAGCAGCCCCGACTATGCCCAGCCCGGACGTGGTATATGGGGCCCTGCCCCCACCAAGCTGTGACCCCACTGGGCTAGGGGAGGCCCTGCCTGCCCAGAGCCGCCCATCCCCCTTCCGGCCAGCAGCCCCCAAAGCTGGGCCCCCAG GCCTGGCGCACCCTCTCTTTTCACCAAGCCACCTTGCCAGCAAGACACCCCCACCCCTGTACCTGGCAGCAGATGGGCGGAGGCCGGACCTGCCTGGTGGCCTGGCCGGGGCCCGAGGGGGACTGAGCACCTCG AGAGGTCTCTATGGTAGCCTGCAGAGTCCGTGCTCCGCCTCCGCCCCCGGACCCCCGCTTGggagcttccccttcctccctgcaggccccCCAG AATATGGCCTGGGAGACCCTCCTCCGCCTCCCGGTTTGCTGCagccccccaccctggccccctgGCAGCCCTCCAGGGGTGATGGAGCCCCAGccacccctgcccagcccag tGGGCTCCGCAGCCTGGGCGAGGAGGGTGCCCCCGCCCGCGGCGCCTCCCCGTCGACCCCCCCAGTCAGCATCAAGTCTGAGCGCCTCTCGCCGGCCCCCGGGGGCCCTGGAGACTTTCCCAAGACCTTCCCCTACCCCTTGCTCCTGGCCCGGCCTCTGGCAGAGCCCCTACGGCCCGGGCCCCCCCTGCGCCGGCTGCCCACTGCTGACAGCTGGCCGCGGTAG
- the MEF2B gene encoding myocyte-specific enhancer factor 2B isoform X1 encodes MLREQLGLSNSSTPPQVLVFPHPTCGSWVQVTFTKRKFGLMKKAYELSVLCDCEIALIIFNSANRLFQYASTDMDRVLLKYTEYSEPHESRTNTDILETLKRRGVGLDGPELEPDDGPDGPGEKLRRLAGDGGDPALPRPRLYPAAPTMPSPDVVYGALPPPSCDPTGLGEALPAQSRPSPFRPAAPKAGPPGLAHPLFSPSHLASKTPPPLYLAADGRRPDLPGGLAGARGGLSTSRGLYGSLQSPCSASAPGPPLGSFPFLPAGPPEYGLGDPPPPPGLLQPPTLAPWQPSRGDGAPATPAQPSGLRSLGEEGAPARGASPSTPPVSIKSERLSPAPGGPGDFPKTFPYPLLLARPLAEPLRPGPPLRRLPTADSWPR; translated from the exons ATGCTCAGGGAACAATTAGGCCTCTCCAACTCCTCCACACCACCCCAAGTCcttgtctttccccaccccacctgtgGTTCCTGGGTCCAGGTGACATTTACCAAGCGCAAGTTCGGGCTGATGAAGAAGGCCTATGAGCTGAGCGTGCTCTGTGACTGTGAGATCGCCCTCATCATCTTCAACAGCGCCAACCGCCTCTTTCAGTATGCCAGCACGGACATGGACCGCGTGCTCCTGAAGTACACAGAATACAGTGAGCCCCACGAGAGCCGCACCAACACTGACATCCTCGAG ACACTGAAGCGGAGGGGTGTGGGCCTTGACGGACCAGAGCTGGAGCCAGATGATGGACCTGACGGGCCAGGAGAGAAGCTGCGGAGGCTGGCAGGTGATGGGGGTGACCCCGCCTTGCCCAGGCCCCGGCTCTAC CCAGCAGCCCCGACTATGCCCAGCCCGGACGTGGTATATGGGGCCCTGCCCCCACCAAGCTGTGACCCCACTGGGCTAGGGGAGGCCCTGCCTGCCCAGAGCCGCCCATCCCCCTTCCGGCCAGCAGCCCCCAAAGCTGGGCCCCCAG GCCTGGCGCACCCTCTCTTTTCACCAAGCCACCTTGCCAGCAAGACACCCCCACCCCTGTACCTGGCAGCAGATGGGCGGAGGCCGGACCTGCCTGGTGGCCTGGCCGGGGCCCGAGGGGGACTGAGCACCTCG AGAGGTCTCTATGGTAGCCTGCAGAGTCCGTGCTCCGCCTCCGCCCCCGGACCCCCGCTTGggagcttccccttcctccctgcaggccccCCAG AATATGGCCTGGGAGACCCTCCTCCGCCTCCCGGTTTGCTGCagccccccaccctggccccctgGCAGCCCTCCAGGGGTGATGGAGCCCCAGccacccctgcccagcccag tGGGCTCCGCAGCCTGGGCGAGGAGGGTGCCCCCGCCCGCGGCGCCTCCCCGTCGACCCCCCCAGTCAGCATCAAGTCTGAGCGCCTCTCGCCGGCCCCCGGGGGCCCTGGAGACTTTCCCAAGACCTTCCCCTACCCCTTGCTCCTGGCCCGGCCTCTGGCAGAGCCCCTACGGCCCGGGCCCCCCCTGCGCCGGCTGCCCACTGCTGACAGCTGGCCGCGGTAG